The nucleotide sequence TTGGTGCGGGTGGCGGTTTCCTCGATGTCGCCGCCCTTGATGGCGCGGGCCGAGTTCACGTCCACGGAAACCAGCGCTTCGGTGTGATCGATCACGATGGCGCCACCAGAAGGCAGGGTCACGGTGCGGCTGTAGGCCGATTCGATCTGGTGCTCGATCTGGAAGCGGCTGAACAGGGGCGCATCATCGCGGTAGCGCTTGACGCGGGCAGCGTGCTCAGGCATCACATGCGCCATGAACTGCTGGGCCTGTTCGTAGATGTCATCGGTGTCGATCAGGATGTCGCCGATGTCATTGTTGAAATAGTCGCGGATGGCGCGAATCACCAGGCTGGATTCCTGATAGATCAGGAAAGCGCCCTTGGAAGCCTTGGCAGCGCCGTCAATGGCGTTCCACAGCTTGAGCAGGTAGTTCAAGTCCCACTGCAGCTCGGGCGCAGTGCGGCCAATACCGGCGGTGCGCGCAATGATGGACATACCCTTGGGGTATTCCAGCTGGTCCATCGCTTCCTTGAGCTCGGCGCGGTCTTCGCCCTCGATGCGGCGCGAAACGCCACCGCCACGGGGGTTGTTGGGCATCAGCACCACATAGCGGCCAGCCAGCGAGATGAAGGTGGTCAGGGCGGCACCCTTGTTGCCACGCTCTTCTTTTTCGACCTGAACAATCAGTTCCTGGCCTTCGCGGATCACATCGTTGATGCGAGCCTGGCTGGGCGAGACGCCTTCGGCAAAGTATTGCTTGGAGATTTCCTTGAAAGGCAGGAAGCCGTGGCGGTCTTCACCGTAGTCCACAAAGCAGGCTTCAAGGGAGGGCTCTACACGGGTGACAACGGCCTTGTAGATATTGCCTTTGCGTTGTTCGCGACCTTCGATTTCGATCTCGTAGTCCAGCAGCTTCTGGCCGTCCACAATGGCCAGGCGGCGTTCTTCAGACTGCGTCGCGTTAATCAGCATCCGTTTCATGATGCACTTCCTTTATTCGTTTTATGGGGCGCGCCGGTCATGGCACATGCCATCAGACCAACGCGCCTTTGACTGGTAATCAAAGACAGGCTCAACAGGAGCCAGGATGCCAGACGGACGCGTTGAAACGAATGAGGAATCGGGGGCGGTACAGGGCTGCGCTACTGGCCTGGAATCAAGTCAGCAGCGGAGGTACAGGCCGGGGGACGAGCGGGAGGGGACGCGCATGCAAGCGAGGAACAAAAGAGGCTGAGGCGCGTGCCAGGGAGGTGGGTGGTCTTTCGTGGACATGGCTTTCCCCGGCCGCAAGTCTTGTCTTGCTCCAGAGATTGATCATCCAAGTCCAAAAAATCCACATGCTCGTTGTGATTCACCAGCAGTTGCAGGCGGCTTTGGCCTGGGACAACTGCCGGGATGAGATTCCGTATCAGTGTTTCAATTTGTCAGCCTTTGCCAGTATTTCGCAGGCGGCTGCAGCGCTTCGGGCTGCAGTTTGCGTGCGCAAAACTGACGGGCATCGACCTGCCTGTGCGGTGGGAAATGGTTGTTTGGACTAAACTCCATGCGAATCAACCACTTACAACTAAGCTCGGCACAGGTGAAACACATTATAGAGGGCAAACCGGCACAGGACCGGTCCCAGAATACAGCCGCAGCCTCTGTGCGGCTCTTAGAAGTCGATGCCGACTCCGCTGGACAGCGTCTGGACAACTTTCTGATGCGCCATCTCAAGGGCGTTCCTAAAACCCATGTCTATCGCATCATTCGCAGTGGCGAAGTGCGCATCAACAAAGGGCGCGTGAGCGCCGAGACCCGTGTTCAGCCCGGCGATATCGTGCGCCTTCCGCCCGTTCGGATTTCCGAAAAAGTGGCTGAAAAAGCGGAGCGTCCTGCACCTGCTAAGGACTTTCCCGCCCTGTTGGAAGATGAATACATGGTGGCGCTGTCCAAACCGGCGGGTGTGGCCGTGCATGGCGGCTCAGGTGTGAGCTTTGGCGTCATCGAGCAGATGCGTCAGGCGCGGCCTGAATCCAAGTTTCTGGAGCTGGTGCACCGCCTGGATCGCGAGACCTCGGGCATTTTGCTGGTGGCCAAGAAGCGCACGGCGCTGATCAATCTGCAGGACCAGTTCCGCGAGCGTGAGACGGGCAAGACCTATCTGGCGCTGGTGCAGGGGGTATGGCCTGGCAATAAAAAGGTCATTGACTCGCCGCTGCACAAATATCTGCTGCCCGATGGAGAGCGCCGAGTGCGCGTCACCACGCCGGAAGACCCGGATGGTATGCGCTCCATCACGCTGGTCAAGGTGCGCAAGCAGTTCGAGCCACGCCCCATGGAAGGCTTGCCTGCCATGAGCCTGCTGGAGGTGACCATCAAGACCGGGCGCACGCACCAGATTCGCGTGCACCTTTCGTCGCAAGGCCACCCCATTGTGGGCGACGACAAATATGGTGATTTTGATCTCAACCGTCGTGTGCAAAAGCATGGTCTGAAACGCATGTTCCTGCATGCATGGCGGCTACAGTTCAATCATCCTGCCAGCGGAGAGCGCGTGGAGCTGCGTGCCGAGCTGCCGCCCGAGCTGGCAGATTTTGTGAACTGACAAGGCTTTCATGACTACTGAAAATCATGGCGAAAACTATAGCGAGCAGCGCCCGCGCCGCTTCGATTTGATCGCTTTTGACTGGGATGGAACGGTAGCCGATTCCACCGCCATCATCACGCGCAGCATTCAGGAGGCTGTGCGCGATGTGGGCGGCACCGTGCCCAGCGATGAGCAGGCTGCCTATGTGATTGGCATGGCGCTGATGCCCGCACTGGCCCGTGCCGCACCCGATGTGCCGCCCGAGAAATATCCCGAGCTGGGCAATCGCTATCGCCATCATTTCTTCAAGCATCAAGACGATATTTGCCTGTTTGACGGCATCTTGCCGCTGCTGGGCGACTTGCGCAGCCGTGGTCATTGGTTGACGGTGGCCACGGGCAAGAGCCGCATGGGGCTCAATCAGGCACTGAAAGACCCGCAACTCAAGGGCATGTTTGACGGCTCGCGCACGGCAGATGAAACCGCAGGCAAGCCCAGCCCGCTGATGCTGCATGAGCTGATGGCCGAGTTTGGCGCAGAACCAGAGCGCACGCTGATGATTGGCGACACCACGCATGACCTACAGATGGCTGTGAACGCCGGCTGCCCTTGCGTGGGGGTTTCTTATGGCGCCCATCCCCCAGATAGCTTTGGCCAGTTCAACCCGCTGTTTGTGGCCGAATCTGCCCGCGAGCTGCACCTGTGGCTGGCAGCCAACGCCTGAGGACCCTGCAATGACCGACGCTGTAGAGCTGTGCGCCAGTGCCGATCTGGTTGATGGCGGCAAGGCTGTGGCCTTTGACGTGAGCTATGCGGGCCAGCTTAGCCGTGCGTTTGCCATTCGTTATGAAGGGCAGGTGCATGCCTATCTGAACCGCTGCAGCCATGTGCCCATGGAAATGGATTACCAAGAAGGCCAGTTCTTTGACGATACCGGGCGCTGGCTGTTGTGTTCTACCCACGGTGCAGCCTACGAGCCTGATAGCGGCGCCTGCGCTGGCGGGCCATGTCGTGGTGGTTTGGTGAAAATCAAACTCTCTGAAAGCAATGGCGTGGTGCACTGGCATACTGGACTGCAACTGAAATCTGTCGAGTTTTGAGATGAGTTCCCCAAACAATCCAGACAATAACAACCCCGAGCAGCCGGTTACCCCGGGCGCAGACCTGTGGTCCAAGGCGGCCGCTCCGGCTGCGCCTGCTGCCTCCCCGGCCTCTGCAGCCTCTGCACCCGGCGGCGCAGCAAGTGGCGCGGCAGGCTGGGAGCGTGACGTGCTTGAGAAGCTGGTTTTCGCCTCGCTGAGCGAGCAGCGTGCAGCGCGCCGCTGGCGCCTTTACAACCGCTTGCTGTGGACGGCGGTGGTACTGCTGGTGATGTGGGTGGTTTTCTTCAAGGACACCACTGCCAAGACCAGCACATCCCCGCACACGGCAGTGGTGGAAATCAAGGGTGAAATTGCCTCGGGAGCGGACGCCAGTGCCGAGTTCGTGGTGGCCGCCATGCGCAGCGCCTTTGAGGACACAGGTTCTCGTGCGGTCGTGCTGCTGATCAACTCACCGGGCGGCAGCCCTGTGCAGGCCGGCATCATCAATGATGAGATGACACGCCTCAAAGCCAAGTACAACAAGCCTCTGTATGCGGTGGTTGAGGAGTCCTGCGCCTCTGCGGCCTACTACATCGCTTCTGCTGCGGATGAGATCTTCGTGGACAAGGCCAGCATCGTCGGCAGCATTGGCGTGCTGATGGATGGCTTTGGCTTCACCGGCGTGATGGAAAAAGTCGGCGTGGAGCGCCGCCTGCTGACTGCGGGTGAGAACAAAGGTTTCCTGGATCCGTTCAGCCCTATGTCCGAGCAGCAAAAGGAATATGCCCACACCATGCTGGAGCAGATTCACCAGCAGTTCATCGGCGTGGTGAAAAAAGGCCGTGGCACAAAGCTCAAGGAAACGCCGGAAATGTTCAGTGGGCTGTTCTGGACCGGCCAGCAAGCCGTGGACATGGGTCTGGCTGACAAGTTGGGCAGCCTGGACTATGTGGCCCGCGAAGTGGTCAAGGCCGAAGAAGTCATCGACTACACCCGTCGCGACAATATGGCCGAACGCCTGGCCAAGAAGTTTGGCGCGGCGGTGGGTGCTGGCTCGGTGCAGGCGGTGCGCAGTCTGGCTCCCAGTATTCGCTGATGCAAGGTCAGATAGCCCTCAAGCCCCGATAGATCAAGCGCTGGATGCTATCAAATAAAAAGCCCGCTCTTTCAGGAGCGGGCTTTTTTCATATGGCCGACTTTTTATCGGCCAATCGAGAATACGACTGGCGTGCGATTGTCTGGCGGTGCATTGCGCTGGCGCCATTCGCGCACCAGATGGCTTTCAATGCGGGCGGTTTCCAGCGTCAGCCCGCTGGCCAGTGCCAGGCGGGTATTGGGTTGCAATGTCTGCAGCAAGGCCTGCCACAGGGCGGCGTTGCGGTAAGGCGTTTCGATGAACTGTTGGGTCTGGCCGTGGCGCAGCGCCAGGCTCTCCAGTTCCTTGATGCGGGCGGTGCGTTCAGAGCCATCCTGTGGCACATAACCAACAAACGCAAAATTTTGCCCATTGAGGCCGCTGGCCGCCAGGCCCAGCAGCAGCGAGACCGGGCCAACCAGGGGCACCACGCGAATGCCTAGATCATGAGCGGCGCGCACGATGGAGCTACCGGGGTCGGCCACTGCGGGCATGCCGGCTTCACTGATAAGACCCATGTCCTGACCCGCCAGCGCGGGTGCCAGCAGTGGTTTGGGGTCGAAAACAGCACCGCCCTTGTTGCCGTGGTCCCCTTTTTTATGGGCTTCGCGGGGCAGTTCGGCAATGTTCTGGGCCTGGATGGGCGCCGCCAGTGGAAACAGGGCGTCAATGCGCTTGAGATAGGCGCGAGCCGTCTTGGCGTTCTCGCTGATCCAGTGCGTCAGCAATGCGGCGCGGCGCAGTGTGCCCTCGGGCAGTACTTCGGTTAGTGCCGTCTGGCTATCGCAGCCAAAATCGAGTGGAGCCGGTACCAGATAAAGAGTGCCTGCTTTGTTATTGGTAGCGGATGTCATGGCAGAACCACTCCCGCTGCGCGCAGCAGCTGACAGGTGCGAATCAGCGGCAGCCCAATCAGTGCGGTGGGGTCGTTGCTGACGATGGCGTCCAGCAGCGCAATGCCCAGGCCTTCACTCTTGGCCGAGCCTGCACAGTCATAGGGCTGCTCGGCACGCAGATAGCGTTCGATCTCGGCATCGTTCAGTTCGCGAAAGCGCACCTGCACGGTCACCACGCTGGATTCCATAAAGCCGGATTCGCTGCAGACCACGCAGACGCCAGTGTGGAAATTCATCTGGCGACCACTCATCTGGCGCAATTGCTCGGTTGCGCGCTCGTGGGTGCCGGGTTTGGACAGGGGCTGACCATCAAGCTCTGGAACCTGATCGGAGCCAATCACGATGGCGCCGGGGTGAAGCTGGGCAACCGCCTGCGCCTTGGCGCGGGCCAGGCGCAGGCTCAGGTCATAAGGCGTTTCACCGGACAGAGGGGTTTCATCCACTTCCGGGGAGACCGTTTCAAATGGCAGTTGCAGGCGGCTGAGCAGCTCACGTCGATAGCGAGAGGTGGAGCCGAGGATCAATGGACGCATGAGTCGTCCGGTAATCAAGGATTCGGGCATGGCGGGATTCTCTTACACTGGCTGCATGAGCAAGGATTATTCTGCGACCCGTCTTGATGTGCGTGCATTCGCACAGGCTGCGGGTCATTTGCAAGGGCAGGCGCCATTGTCGGACTTCAAACGTCTGGCCGCTGATGGCTTGCCCGTTGAAGGTGAGCAGCCCCTGGTGCACTGGGAGGCTGAGGGTGAACTGGTCGAGCAGACCGGTGGTGAAGGCCATATCTGGCTGCACCTGAGCGCTGAAGCGGCGCTGCCCATGACCTGCCAGCGCTGCCTGACGGAAGCCCGTATTCCCCTTTATGTGGATCGGTCATTTCGCTTCGTTGCGGACGAAGCCACGGCAGAAATGGAAGATGACGACAGCGATGAAGACCTGCTGGCTCTGAGCCGTGAGTTCAATCTGCTGGAGTTGATCGAGGATGAGCTGCTGATGGAGGTGCCAGTGGTGCCGCGCCATGAGGAATGCCCCGTCCCCGTGAAACTGGAGTCCAGCGACGCTGACTTCGAGCAGGCCAACGAGCAAAAGGAAAACCCTTTCGCCGTGCTGCAATCCCTTAACGTCGGCAAATCTGCCGATTGATCAAACCAGTGACACGCTGGGGATTTTTCGCGGCATAGGCTGCGAAATGCGTTTGCGCTATAATCGTGAGCTTCGCGCGAATCCCCTCGTGTCTTTAATGGGCTGATCGCGTTTTTTACCAACCCTTTCAAGATACACAGGAGCCATCATGGCTGTTCAGCAAAACAAGAAGTCTCCCTCCAAGCGCGGCATGCACCGTTCGCACAATGCACTGAATGTGCCTGGCATCGCAGTGGAAGCCACTACCGGCGAAACCCACCTGCGCCACCACATCAGCCCCAACGGCGTGTACCGCGGCCGTCAAGTGCTGAAGAACAAGTCCGAAGCCTAAGCGACGACTGCACTCGCAAGGCCCGTTGCTACATTATTTGTAGCGCGGGCTTTTGTGTTTTAGAAGGGAGATATTTGCAAAATCAGTGTGAAAGCTTTATCACTGACGCTGGATTTGCAGATAGCTCCCACTTGTTTCAGTAGCGGCCCCTGGGCCGTTCAACCCTTTACCCAAGCCCGAATGGACTTGTCAGTCGCCCATGATTACTTTGGCTGTTGACTGCATGGGGGGCGACCATGGCCCCCGCGTCACGCTGGCAGCGTGCCGTCAGTTTTTGAATACTCATCCCGAAGCCCATTTGCTGCTGGTTGGCAAGGCCGAAGAGCTGGCAGATTTCAAGCATGACCGTGCCACGGTAGTGCCCGCTACGGAAGTGGTGGGCATGGACGACCCGGTGGAAGTGGCGCTGCGCAAGAAAAAAGACTCGTCCATGCGCGTGGCCATCAGCCAGGTCAAGGATGGTGCGGCGCAGGCTGCAGTGTCTGCCGGCAATACTGGTGCGCTGATGGCGATTTCGCGCTATCTGCTCAAGACGCTTGAAGGTATTGACCGTCCTGCTATCGCTTTTGGTTTGCCCAATGCCAAGGGTAGCGACACCACCATGCTGGATCTGGGGGCCAATGTGGACTGCACGGCAGAGCACCTGCTGCAGTTTGCAGTCATGGGCTCGGCTCTGGTGTCGGCGCTCAAGAATACGGATGCGCCTTCCGTGGGGCTGCTCAATATTGGCGAAGAGCTGATCAAGGGCAGCGAAGTCATCAAGCGTGCAGGCGAATTGCTGCGCGCTGCGGGCGATGCTGGCAATCTGAACTTCTACGGCAACGTCGAAGGCAATGACACTTTCAAAGGCGTGGTGGACATTGTGGTCTGCGATGGCTTTGTGGGTAATGTCGCGCTCAAGACAACAGAGGGTGTGGCTTCGATGATTTCGGGCATCCTCAAGGAAGAGTTTAAACGCAATATCTTCACCAAAATGGCGGTCATCATTGCTTATCCGGTGCTAACTGCGCTGATGAAGCGGGTGGATCACCGTCGTTACAACGGTGCTGCGCTGCTGGGTCTGCGCGGTCTGGTCTTCAAAAGCCATGGTTCTGCTGATGCAATGGCTTTCGAGCACGCCCTCAATCGTGCGTATGATGCGGCACGCAACAATTTGCTGGAACGTGTCCGCGCCCGTATTGCTGCAGCTGCACCTTTGTTGCTGGCTGCGCAGGCGGAACAAGGAACTTCGGCGCCCTGACTAGAAGACATGAGACGCTACGCACGCATCATTGGTACTGGCAGCTATCTGCCTCCCCGCCGCCTTACAAATGACGACCTCGCTGCCGAGTTGGCGCAGCGCGGCCTGGAAACCTCGGACGAGTGGATCGTGGAGCGCACGGGTATTCGTGCCCGTCACTTCGCTGCCCCCGATGTAACCAGCAGTGATCTGGCGCTGGAGGCCTCCAAAAACGCGATCGAGGCGGCAGGCATCACCGCGCAGGATATCGACCTGATCATCGTGGCCACGTCCACGCCGGACATGGTTTTTCCATCGACTGCGGCCATCCTGCAGCACAAGCTGGGCATTACCAACGGCTGCCCTGCGTTTGACGTGCAGGCCGTGTGCAGCGGCTTCGTCTACGCAATGACCGTGGCCGATTCCATGATTCAGTCCGGCGCTGCCAAGCGCGTGCTGGTTGTGGGCTCGGAAGTCTTCAGCCGTATTCTGGATTTCAACGACCGCACGACCTGCGTGCTGTTCGGTGATGGCGCTGGCGCTGTGGTGCTGGAAGCCTCGGATGAGCCTGGCGTTCTGGCTACCGAGCTGCATGCTGACGGCAGCCATGTGGGCATTCTCTGCGTGCCGGGCACTGTCTCTGGTGGCAATGTGCTGGGTGACCCCCTGCTCAAGATGGACGGCCAGGCAGTGTTCAAGCTCGCAGTCAGCGTGCTGGACAAGGCTGCACGCGCCACGCTGGAAAAAGCCGGTTTGACCGATGCCGATATCGACTGGCTGATTCCGCATCAGGCCAATATCCGCATCATGCAAAGTACGGCTCGCAAGCTCAAGCTGTCCATGGACAAGGTGGTGGTCACTGTGGACCAGCACGGCAATACCTCTGCAGCTTCGATTCCTCTGGCGCTGGATCACGGCGTGCGCAGCGGTCAGGTCAAGAAGGGTCAGACGGTGCTGCTTGAAGGCGTGGGCGGCGGCTTCACCTGGGGTGCTGTGCTCCTCAAAATGTAGCTGTAGGCGCGTATCCAATAAGCGTTACAAATACTTTTTATACTAACAAATATGAAGAAGTTTGCATTTGTATTTCCCGGCCAGGGTTCCCAATCGGTGGGCATGTTGGACGGCTGGGGCGATCATCCTGTAGTCGCTCAGACCGTGGCAGAAGCCTCGGAGGCGCTGGGTGAAGACATTGGCCTGCTGATTCAGCAAGGCCCCAAGGAAGCCCTGGCGCTGACCACCAACACCCAGCCCGTGATGCTGGTGGCGGGTGTGGCCGCCTGGCGCGTGTGGCAGGCTGAAGGCGGTGCGCTGCCAGATGCTGTGGCCGGTCACTCTCTGGGTGAATACTCTGCGCTGGTGGCTTCTGGCGTGCTGACGCTGGCGCAGGCTGCGCCTCTGGTGCGTCTGCGTGCTGCAGCCATGCAGGATGCCGTGCCCGTGGGTACAGGCGGCATGGCGGCTGTGCTGGCGCTGGATGCGGAAAAAGTGAAGGCTGTCTGCGCCGAAGTGACGGCCCAGCTGGGCGGCGCTGAAGTGGTGGAAGCCGTGAACTTCAACGACCCTGGTCAGACCGTGATCGCCGGCAGCAAGCTGGCCGTGGAAAAAGCCTGCGAAGCCGTCAAGGCCGCTGGGGCCAAGCGCGCCCTGCCTCTGCCCGTTTCCGCGCCGTTCCACTCCAGCCTGATGAAGCCTGCTGCGGAAAAGCTCAAGGCTGCGCTGGCAGAGCTGACGCTGGCCGCGCCCCAGATTCCCGTCATCAACAACATCGACGTTACCGTCCAAACGGACGCTGATGCGATTCGTGATGCCCTGTATCGTCAGGCTTTCGGTCCTGTGCGCTGGGTGGAATGCGTGCAGGCCATCAAGGCTCGCGGTGTGACCCATATTGTTGAGTGCGGTCCAGGCAAGGTGCTGGCTGGCATGGTCAAGCGTATTGACGCGGACCTGACGGGTGCCCCTTTGTTTGATACAGCCACCCTGGCTGACGTGAAAGAATTGCTCGCATGACTGATAACCAGACCAAGCCCCAGGTTGCCCTGGTCACCGGTGCCACCCGTGGCATTGGCGCCGCCATTGCGCAGGAGCTGGCCTCCAAAGGCTATCAAGTGATCGGCACCGCGACTTCGGACGCTGGCGCTGAAAAAATTTCTCAGGCCCTGGCTGCTTTCGGTGGCCGTGGCGTGAACCTGAACGTGACTGACGGCGCTGCCGTGGATGCGCTGATCGACTCCATCGTGAAAAACGACGGTGGCCTGCATGTGCTGGTCAACAACGCGGGCATTACCCGCGATACGCTGGCCATGCGCATGAAGGATGAGGACTGGGACGCTGTCACAGACACCAATCTGAAGGCTGTTTTCCGAGTCAGCCGTGCGGCTATTCGCCCCATGATGAAGCAGCGTTTTGGCCGCATTATCAGCATCACCAGCGTGGTGGGCGCCTCCGGTAACGCCGGTCAGGCCAACTACGCAGCGGCCAAGGCCGGCGTGGCTGGCATGACCCGTGCGCTGGCCAAGGAACTGGGCAGCCGCGGTATCACCGTAAACTGCGTGGCTCCCGGCTTTATTGCCACCGACATGACAGCTGACCTGCCAGAGGCGCAGAAGGCTGCTTTGAAGGCGCAAATTGCCATGGGTGACCTGGGTCAGCCCAGCGATATCGCCCATGCGGTAGCCTATCTGGCATCTGCAGGTGCAGGCTATGTGACGGGGCAGGAACTGCACGTCAACGGCGGCATGTACATGTAAAAAATTTCGGTGGTTTGGGCGGCGTTTGCCGCACTTGCTGCCAGAAGCTGAACACTTTTGCAAGTTCAGTGGCCGATTCCTCGCGACGGCCAGCCG is from Comamonas fluminis and encodes:
- a CDS encoding RluA family pseudouridine synthase; protein product: MKHIIEGKPAQDRSQNTAAASVRLLEVDADSAGQRLDNFLMRHLKGVPKTHVYRIIRSGEVRINKGRVSAETRVQPGDIVRLPPVRISEKVAEKAERPAPAKDFPALLEDEYMVALSKPAGVAVHGGSGVSFGVIEQMRQARPESKFLELVHRLDRETSGILLVAKKRTALINLQDQFRERETGKTYLALVQGVWPGNKKVIDSPLHKYLLPDGERRVRVTTPEDPDGMRSITLVKVRKQFEPRPMEGLPAMSLLEVTIKTGRTHQIRVHLSSQGHPIVGDDKYGDFDLNRRVQKHGLKRMFLHAWRLQFNHPASGERVELRAELPPELADFVN
- a CDS encoding HAD family hydrolase — its product is MTTENHGENYSEQRPRRFDLIAFDWDGTVADSTAIITRSIQEAVRDVGGTVPSDEQAAYVIGMALMPALARAAPDVPPEKYPELGNRYRHHFFKHQDDICLFDGILPLLGDLRSRGHWLTVATGKSRMGLNQALKDPQLKGMFDGSRTADETAGKPSPLMLHELMAEFGAEPERTLMIGDTTHDLQMAVNAGCPCVGVSYGAHPPDSFGQFNPLFVAESARELHLWLAANA
- a CDS encoding Rieske (2Fe-2S) protein, with the translated sequence MTDAVELCASADLVDGGKAVAFDVSYAGQLSRAFAIRYEGQVHAYLNRCSHVPMEMDYQEGQFFDDTGRWLLCSTHGAAYEPDSGACAGGPCRGGLVKIKLSESNGVVHWHTGLQLKSVEF
- a CDS encoding S49 family peptidase yields the protein MSSPNNPDNNNPEQPVTPGADLWSKAAAPAAPAASPASAASAPGGAASGAAGWERDVLEKLVFASLSEQRAARRWRLYNRLLWTAVVLLVMWVVFFKDTTAKTSTSPHTAVVEIKGEIASGADASAEFVVAAMRSAFEDTGSRAVVLLINSPGGSPVQAGIINDEMTRLKAKYNKPLYAVVEESCASAAYYIASAADEIFVDKASIVGSIGVLMDGFGFTGVMEKVGVERRLLTAGENKGFLDPFSPMSEQQKEYAHTMLEQIHQQFIGVVKKGRGTKLKETPEMFSGLFWTGQQAVDMGLADKLGSLDYVAREVVKAEEVIDYTRRDNMAERLAKKFGAAVGAGSVQAVRSLAPSIR
- a CDS encoding SAM-dependent methyltransferase, which produces MTSATNNKAGTLYLVPAPLDFGCDSQTALTEVLPEGTLRRAALLTHWISENAKTARAYLKRIDALFPLAAPIQAQNIAELPREAHKKGDHGNKGGAVFDPKPLLAPALAGQDMGLISEAGMPAVADPGSSIVRAAHDLGIRVVPLVGPVSLLLGLAASGLNGQNFAFVGYVPQDGSERTARIKELESLALRHGQTQQFIETPYRNAALWQALLQTLQPNTRLALASGLTLETARIESHLVREWRQRNAPPDNRTPVVFSIGR
- a CDS encoding Maf family nucleotide pyrophosphatase; the protein is MPESLITGRLMRPLILGSTSRYRRELLSRLQLPFETVSPEVDETPLSGETPYDLSLRLARAKAQAVAQLHPGAIVIGSDQVPELDGQPLSKPGTHERATEQLRQMSGRQMNFHTGVCVVCSESGFMESSVVTVQVRFRELNDAEIERYLRAEQPYDCAGSAKSEGLGIALLDAIVSNDPTALIGLPLIRTCQLLRAAGVVLP
- a CDS encoding YceD family protein, which codes for MSKDYSATRLDVRAFAQAAGHLQGQAPLSDFKRLAADGLPVEGEQPLVHWEAEGELVEQTGGEGHIWLHLSAEAALPMTCQRCLTEARIPLYVDRSFRFVADEATAEMEDDDSDEDLLALSREFNLLELIEDELLMEVPVVPRHEECPVPVKLESSDADFEQANEQKENPFAVLQSLNVGKSAD
- the rpmF gene encoding 50S ribosomal protein L32, giving the protein MAVQQNKKSPSKRGMHRSHNALNVPGIAVEATTGETHLRHHISPNGVYRGRQVLKNKSEA
- the plsX gene encoding phosphate acyltransferase PlsX; translated protein: MITLAVDCMGGDHGPRVTLAACRQFLNTHPEAHLLLVGKAEELADFKHDRATVVPATEVVGMDDPVEVALRKKKDSSMRVAISQVKDGAAQAAVSAGNTGALMAISRYLLKTLEGIDRPAIAFGLPNAKGSDTTMLDLGANVDCTAEHLLQFAVMGSALVSALKNTDAPSVGLLNIGEELIKGSEVIKRAGELLRAAGDAGNLNFYGNVEGNDTFKGVVDIVVCDGFVGNVALKTTEGVASMISGILKEEFKRNIFTKMAVIIAYPVLTALMKRVDHRRYNGAALLGLRGLVFKSHGSADAMAFEHALNRAYDAARNNLLERVRARIAAAAPLLLAAQAEQGTSAP
- a CDS encoding beta-ketoacyl-ACP synthase III — its product is MRRYARIIGTGSYLPPRRLTNDDLAAELAQRGLETSDEWIVERTGIRARHFAAPDVTSSDLALEASKNAIEAAGITAQDIDLIIVATSTPDMVFPSTAAILQHKLGITNGCPAFDVQAVCSGFVYAMTVADSMIQSGAAKRVLVVGSEVFSRILDFNDRTTCVLFGDGAGAVVLEASDEPGVLATELHADGSHVGILCVPGTVSGGNVLGDPLLKMDGQAVFKLAVSVLDKAARATLEKAGLTDADIDWLIPHQANIRIMQSTARKLKLSMDKVVVTVDQHGNTSAASIPLALDHGVRSGQVKKGQTVLLEGVGGGFTWGAVLLKM
- the fabD gene encoding ACP S-malonyltransferase codes for the protein MKKFAFVFPGQGSQSVGMLDGWGDHPVVAQTVAEASEALGEDIGLLIQQGPKEALALTTNTQPVMLVAGVAAWRVWQAEGGALPDAVAGHSLGEYSALVASGVLTLAQAAPLVRLRAAAMQDAVPVGTGGMAAVLALDAEKVKAVCAEVTAQLGGAEVVEAVNFNDPGQTVIAGSKLAVEKACEAVKAAGAKRALPLPVSAPFHSSLMKPAAEKLKAALAELTLAAPQIPVINNIDVTVQTDADAIRDALYRQAFGPVRWVECVQAIKARGVTHIVECGPGKVLAGMVKRIDADLTGAPLFDTATLADVKELLA
- the fabG gene encoding 3-oxoacyl-ACP reductase FabG: MTDNQTKPQVALVTGATRGIGAAIAQELASKGYQVIGTATSDAGAEKISQALAAFGGRGVNLNVTDGAAVDALIDSIVKNDGGLHVLVNNAGITRDTLAMRMKDEDWDAVTDTNLKAVFRVSRAAIRPMMKQRFGRIISITSVVGASGNAGQANYAAAKAGVAGMTRALAKELGSRGITVNCVAPGFIATDMTADLPEAQKAALKAQIAMGDLGQPSDIAHAVAYLASAGAGYVTGQELHVNGGMYM